Genomic window (Vitis riparia cultivar Riparia Gloire de Montpellier isolate 1030 chromosome 4, EGFV_Vit.rip_1.0, whole genome shotgun sequence):
TAACTAATTCCAGCGTGTTTTATCTCCTTCATTCACTTGTTTAAGAATTTTGATTTGGTCAACGAGGAGAGTGAggaatatatattaattaaccatttatttttaaaaataataatgaccCATAAAAGTCATTTAGGTCtaatatttgaagtaaatttgcTACACATATTTATTTgaacttcaaactttttttgtaaaaataatcttACAACCATCATCAATTTTATCATCTAATTAAAatagtgattttttatattaaaaaatagaaatgtaaatttttttttagtattcgaTCATTACTTACCACttactaaaatgataaaaataatattaaaaatattcatattttcataaataaagaaattaagatGAATTGTTATTAGTggaaatctaaaaaatttcttattcatCTAATAACTAATTTCAAtgagtcatttttaaaatttatcattcaaaattttctaactcacgtgtgttttattttcccaGGAGCAgagaaaacgacgtcgttttccCCACTTAGATCCCGGATATGGAGGATTTTCAGCGCAGAACAGTGGATGAATTGAAAGCTTGAGACCCGAAACGATGTCGTCTGTATACGTATCAGAGCCGCCGACGAAGGGGAAAGTGATAGTGACGACGACGTACGGTCCTTTGGATATCGAGCTTTGGCCCAAAGAGGCTCCCAAAGCCGTTAGAAACTTCGTCCAGCTCTGCCTCGAAGGCTACTATGATAACACCATCTTTCACCGCATTATCAAAGGATTTCTCGTTCAAGGCGGCGACCCCACAGGCTCCGGCACCGGTACGCCCCCTCCCTATCTATACATAGTATTTGGAATTTTGGTATGCTTCAATTTCCGAAATTGGGTCTGTTTTAAATGGGGTTGGGTTACCCGTATGTGCTTTGTggatgagaaatttggatgTGGGTCTTTGAGATTCCACTGGAATATCCATTACTGTGTTTGTCAGTGAGAAAATTGACGATGTGGGTCTTTGAGATTTCACTGAGATAACTCTTACTGTTTAGCATCTGTGAGCTTGTCCATGGATTCTATAGCTAGCCCCATCATGGTCTATTTGCAATGTATACGCTAAGGCGAATCATGCAATCTGTGGTTGCGCTTAGAGTCTAGTGCTTGCGAATGCTATTCGATTGTGTCTGGTGTATGATTCCTGAAATTGGTTATAATTCTGAATTTCTGAATTGGGTCAATTTCATATGGTGTTGGTTGATATTTCTGTGTTGTGAATAAAGGACCTGGGTCTCGTTTCCGTAAGGTTTGGAGTATTTAGAAAGACAATTGGTGAGATGAGTTTTGGGATTTCACTGGAATAGCTACTACAGTATACTCTCTGGGAGCTTCTGTATTCATGTTTTGACTAGCTCTATTATGTATCATTTGACATATATAAACCGAGGCGAATCATGTAATCTATACATTGGTTTACACTAGTGTTTGACAACACTCTTTGATTATATCCCATGACATTTCTTCTAAGGGGAAATGATCACCTTCACCAATTACTTGTCATACCTGGAAGTGTATTGATTTCTCTTCTTGATTTGTCATTTTGTTGATCTTCCTAGCTTCTTTATAGTAGGATCAGTTCTCAGAAGTAGGTATTTCTGGGCTTGTGTTAGAATagatttatattgtttttctgtttgattttttttttttttttatatgaataagCTGTAAGATGTGTACTCAGAAAAGTTGAGCCCAAAGAACAAAGTATATTCTTCCTTCCATGATCCAACAGCATCCACCCATCATttctttatgaaattttattgatattacaGATGGAAATATGAATTagattaattattaaacaagatCAGGGTTCAAAGCAACTCAACTGACACCACAGAATTCTGGAAAATTCAAcacttttatcaaaattatgaatttataaaaataatggtGTGGTATACTTCTAACGTGAGTCATGATTTACTAGCCATCAGCTAACAAGGACCTCAAAACTTCCAAAAAGCAGCACTTGCCACAATTACTACCTCTTTCCAGGCTCACAAAAGTTGTAAACTTCGTATGAATCTGGTGTGAGTCAACCACACACCTGGGAAAAGCGAAACAATTTGCTTCTGCAAATTCTTAGCCCGCTTCTGGACGTCCTTGCAGGCCTATGTCCCATTATCTCCATAAAATCTTCCTCAATTTCTCACTGAGAGAGAACTTTGCCCTCTTCTGCATCTTACCTCTTCTTGCTACTGACACATCAGTCCTCAACCATGAAAAACTAGATTTTTGCCTTTCAATTGTCTAACTCTTCCCTTCTCCATCACCTGGCAGTGGATCCTTACATGCAGCTTTTCATGTCCTCAGATTCCTGGGCCTTGCCTGATCTTCCTCTTCCCCCTCCTTGAAAGGAGTAGCCTTTATCTTATCAGTCACCAGTTGAAGACCAAATATGAGCTTTGCTCTCACTGCTTTGATTCCATCATCGCCACCAATCATCTCTGCCTTTCGTTTTCCCTCAATCCCTATCCCCCACTTCTTCAGACTCTCCCAACAAGCCACAGATCCATGCTTCTCTGACTCAGATGCTCACCTTCTGCTAACCAAATTCGGAGATCTGCAATCATCAACAGCCATGTCACCATTGGCCTTCACTTTCATGCACCTTAGATACCTTTGGTTTACCTACTGGTATACCAATTTGTGGAGAGGTTTTAATCTTTCCAGACCCATTGCCTTCAATGCTTGCTCTCTTGCCCTCAGAACCTTAAATCACCATTGAACAGCACATACCATCTTGAGATCAAATCTTCAATGAATTTGCTTGAGGAAATTTTATGGGctctatgaaaaataatatagaatttttgttttctctttctttcctctTGTTTGGACCATTTCTATAGGTCGTTGCTGTTATTGGGAAAgtaaacttgtttttctttggcctATTCATGTCTTTTATCCTTTAATGCTTTTATTAATGCCAGTGGTTGTTGATATTTTCAGGTGGGGAGAGTATCTATGGGAGTGCATTTGCTGATGAGTTCCATTCACGGCTAAGGTTCAACCATCGGGGCTTAGTTGCATGTGCAAATGCTGGCTCACCAAATTCGAATGGGAGTCAGTTCTTTATATCCTTGGATCGTTGTGATTGGCTTGATCGGAAGAATACCATTTTTGGAAAGGTAATGATGATTTTATTTCAAGAGTTTTTTTGCAAATTATCTATGATGTTGATGACCCATCTCCATTTTATTAGGTAACTGGGGATTCATTGTATAATCTTCCAAGATTAGGTGATGTtgaaattgataaaaatgaTCGACCGGTTGATCCACCCCCAAAGATTATCTCTGTTGAGGTAAGTTTCTTGTtactttgaatatttttatattccaAGATCATAAATGGATAGCAATCCAAACAAGCAAAGCTTGAATGATAATGGCAATATTTATACAAAACCATGTGTTGTGGATGGTTTTAAACATTTATGATTTGTGGTATATCAATAGTATtgtagtgtgtgtgtgtgtctacatatatatatatatatatgtttttgtgtgtgtgtgtgtgtgtgtgtcatGCATGTATAAGAGTAGGGGTGAAAAATTTTGACAAGACACAACAACACGACTtgaaaaagatataaattttaGCGTGTTTGGGTTACATAGAATTGTGTTTATGTCATAATCATGTGAACCTGTTTAATAAATAGGTCTTGTTTATGTTTTACTGCCCAATCCACCTAACCCATTTATTTAATCGTGTTAAGATTACCCATTTAGGACTTGTTTAAACCGTTAACTTATTGTGTTAAATTTACCCATTTAGGACCTGTTTAAACTGTTAACTTATTGTGTTTATATTATTTAGGACctatataaatttgtaaaatttaattttttttaaaaaataaaattactttttttaattataaatatcatatagttaaaaaaattaaataagtaaaattttatatatttcattataaagattaaaaatattttatgattaaaatattaaataaactaataaacaagtatttaattaaaatttcaatttacttTTTACACTATAATTATActgtaattaaaatttaaaaaaaaattaaatgtgtaaatttataatacatttataaatttaaaatttaaaatacgtTAACCGGATTATAATCGTATTAACTACTTTAATGAGTTATAATCATGTCAAGGGATTTAAGGGATGAATCATTTTAACGGGTTTAACATGTTGTAATCATGTTAATGAGGTGTTAATGTATTATGTATCAATTCATACACAATCCAACTTAACCCATTTATTAAACAGGTTGAACAGGTCATATTCGGACTGAGTAGGTTTTCATTATTTCTTACTTCAACATGACACAACCCATTATCAACCCTATATGAGAGGCCAATACTTCctgattttgttcttttttaaattaatggtacaggaattttctttttctattcaaatacTCAAGTTATACACTTATGTTGTTGGAAGAAGTTCTATTGATCACATCTCTTCTTAAAATCTTTGTTTTAGGTATTATGGAATCCGTTTGATGATCTTGTTCCAAGAAAGACACTTGCAAAGTCTTTGCCCCATTCCACTAATGATATTGACAACAAAGATCTGAAAAAGAAAGCTGTAAAGTAAGTTTTCTTCCCTGAACCCAATGGAATATTAGTGGGAAACTGTTTTACAAGGCATTGTGTATTATGTTGCCTATCATACTGTTTAAAGTATATTTCTTTCTATATGAGAACGCAGAAAGCTGAATTTGCTTTCATTTGGAGAAGAAGCTGAAGAAGAGGAGAAAGAATTGGAAGCTGTTAAGCAAAAGATAAAGAGTAGTCATGATGTACTAAATGATCCTCGTCTCCTCAAGGGGGAAATTCCAAGTAAAGAATTGGTAAGGATCTAATATCTTCTTATAATGCCTTGTTA
Coding sequences:
- the LOC117912979 gene encoding peptidyl-prolyl cis-trans isomerase CYP57, which produces MSSVYVSEPPTKGKVIVTTTYGPLDIELWPKEAPKAVRNFVQLCLEGYYDNTIFHRIIKGFLVQGGDPTGSGTGGESIYGSAFADEFHSRLRFNHRGLVACANAGSPNSNGSQFFISLDRCDWLDRKNTIFGKVTGDSLYNLPRLGDVEIDKNDRPVDPPPKIISVEVLWNPFDDLVPRKTLAKSLPHSTNDIDNKDLKKKAVKKLNLLSFGEEAEEEEKELEAVKQKIKSSHDVLNDPRLLKGEIPSKELNPSEVKINKDLQLSVREALSAKKEESWKESESEFSNFLDHSDDDEANFDARMRQQILRKRKELDDLPTKQKLNKGNSNLKDHETSTPRSSAETFDDRPKVEKLALRKKGIGSEARAERMAKADADLQLLGEAEQQRQLQKQKKRRLQGREDEVLAKLQRFQKKISAKPVASETESRVEGDEDDDIYSLRGTQLKFTPEPGKDRMSRSDDPNDYAVHDPLLEKGKEKFNKMQAKQKRREREWAGKSLT